In Anseongella ginsenosidimutans, one genomic interval encodes:
- a CDS encoding response regulator: protein MVNFYNKNYKILIADDHLVVQQGMRAIIKDFLPQAGILLAGSLDDALSLLKAQEFDLLILDINIPGGNSFQMIDQVRGVRPDTRILLFSAYDERVYGLRYLKTGIDGYLQKSSSERETRNAIMKVLTEGRYISSQVQDLLLDNYPHFRIDRLSTLSNRELEIARLLINGERTSGIADKLELKLSTVSTYKNRIFEKLNVANISELIEEFRLDLQQAGE from the coding sequence ATGGTAAATTTTTACAATAAGAATTATAAGATCCTGATAGCTGACGATCACCTGGTGGTGCAACAGGGCATGCGCGCGATTATCAAGGATTTTCTTCCGCAGGCGGGTATTCTGCTTGCCGGTTCACTTGACGATGCACTTTCCTTACTGAAAGCCCAGGAATTCGATCTCCTGATCCTGGACATCAACATTCCCGGCGGTAACAGTTTCCAGATGATCGATCAGGTCAGGGGAGTCCGCCCGGACACCCGGATCCTGCTTTTTTCGGCCTATGATGAACGGGTATACGGTTTAAGGTACCTGAAAACAGGCATTGACGGTTATCTTCAGAAAAGTTCTTCCGAAAGAGAAACCCGGAATGCGATAATGAAGGTCCTGACGGAAGGAAGGTACATCAGTTCCCAGGTCCAGGATCTTCTTCTGGACAATTATCCTCATTTTAGGATTGACCGCCTTTCAACCTTGTCCAACAGGGAGTTGGAAATAGCCCGCCTATTGATCAACGGCGAACGGACAAGCGGCATCGCCGATAAACTGGAGCTGAAATTATCCACCGTAAGCACCTATAAGAACCGCATTTTTGAAAAGCTGAACGTCGCCAATATATCCGAATTGATCGAAGAATTCCGGCTGGACCTGCAACAGGCCGGTGAATGA
- the amaB gene encoding L-piperidine-6-carboxylate dehydrogenase: MDVNVREILKALGIAETNPSWSTGEKWGTAPDTEAKAVVSPVNGQPLAKVIFANAGGYEQAVQEAQKAFLKWRTFPAPKRGEIVRQIGDQLRKNKEKLGALVSLEMGKSLQEGWGEVQEMIDICDFAVGLSRQLYGLSMHSERPQHRMYEQWHPLGIVGIISAFNFPVAVWSWNAMIAWVCGDVCIWKPSEKTPLTAIACQKIAADVFKRNGVPEGVSCLVAGGRETGELLAKDPRVALVSATGSTRMGKSVAAVVGARLGRVLLELGGNNAIIITENADLDMALTGSLFGAVGTAGQRCTSTRRLIIHESIYETFKARLAGAYRQLKIGNPLDQQNHVGPLIDKDAVQGYLDAIEKAKAEGGKILVEGGVLEGEGYASGCYVRPCIIETEKDMEIVQQETFAPILYLLRYGSLDEAIAIQNGVPQGLSSAIMTTNLREVELYLSAAGSDCGIANVNIGTSGAEIGGAFGGEKETGGGRESGSDAWKTYMRRQTNTINYGAELPLAQGIRFDL; the protein is encoded by the coding sequence ATGGATGTGAATGTTAGGGAAATATTGAAGGCGCTCGGGATAGCGGAGACAAATCCATCCTGGAGTACCGGGGAAAAATGGGGGACTGCGCCTGATACGGAAGCAAAAGCAGTAGTTTCACCGGTAAACGGGCAGCCGCTTGCAAAAGTTATTTTTGCCAATGCCGGCGGTTACGAGCAGGCGGTGCAGGAAGCGCAAAAGGCCTTTCTCAAATGGAGAACTTTTCCTGCCCCTAAACGGGGCGAAATTGTCCGTCAGATAGGCGATCAGCTGCGTAAGAACAAGGAAAAGCTGGGCGCCCTGGTTTCGCTTGAAATGGGAAAGAGTTTACAGGAGGGTTGGGGCGAGGTACAGGAAATGATTGATATCTGTGACTTTGCCGTAGGGCTTTCAAGACAGCTTTATGGGTTAAGCATGCATTCTGAGCGGCCGCAGCACCGCATGTACGAACAATGGCATCCCCTTGGTATAGTTGGCATTATTTCGGCCTTTAATTTTCCGGTGGCGGTCTGGTCCTGGAATGCAATGATCGCCTGGGTTTGCGGGGATGTCTGCATTTGGAAGCCTTCGGAAAAAACCCCGCTTACCGCTATTGCCTGCCAGAAAATAGCGGCTGACGTATTCAAGAGGAACGGGGTGCCTGAAGGGGTTTCCTGCCTGGTTGCCGGCGGCCGCGAAACCGGTGAATTGCTGGCGAAGGATCCCCGCGTTGCCCTGGTATCGGCCACAGGATCTACCCGGATGGGAAAATCGGTAGCTGCCGTTGTGGGAGCGCGCCTGGGGCGGGTGCTGCTGGAATTGGGTGGGAATAACGCCATTATTATTACCGAAAATGCGGACCTGGATATGGCGCTTACGGGAAGTTTATTCGGCGCGGTGGGTACGGCCGGGCAGCGCTGTACGAGTACGCGCAGGCTTATTATTCACGAAAGTATTTACGAAACATTTAAGGCGCGCCTGGCCGGGGCTTACCGGCAGCTGAAAATAGGCAATCCCCTTGATCAGCAGAACCATGTGGGGCCGCTGATTGATAAAGATGCCGTGCAGGGATACCTGGACGCGATAGAAAAAGCGAAAGCCGAAGGTGGAAAAATCCTGGTGGAAGGAGGCGTACTCGAGGGCGAAGGATATGCGTCAGGCTGCTATGTGAGGCCCTGTATTATTGAAACGGAAAAAGATATGGAGATCGTGCAGCAGGAAACTTTTGCACCTATTCTTTATCTTTTGCGATACGGCAGCCTGGACGAAGCCATTGCGATTCAGAACGGCGTTCCCCAGGGCCTGTCCTCTGCTATTATGACCACAAACCTGCGGGAAGTCGAGCTTTACCTGTCCGCGGCTGGTTCCGATTGCGGCATTGCGAATGTCAATATTGGTACGTCGGGCGCTGAAATAGGCGGCGCTTTCGGCGGAGAAAAAGAGACCGGCGGCGGAAGGGAGTCCGGGTCGGATGCCTGGAAAACATATATGCGCCGGCAAACCAATACAATCAATTACGGAGCTGAGCTGCCGCTGGCGCAGGGTATCCGATTTGACCTCTGA
- a CDS encoding tetratricopeptide repeat protein, translating into MFNDFENDPSEDMRFSVERYEEMIRNKDQYFFDTEAFENIIDYYLDKNDPIKSLQVIDYAINQHPYAPVFMIKQAQLLLLTNQTENALELLERAESMEPSNPDIYMIRGSIYDKQEQHAKALENYQKALIFSDESEEIYLQIAYTYQNLGRFEDAITFLKRCLEKDMENQEALYELAFCFDILDRQEESIDFYQKYIDEEPYSYAAWYNLGNAFNKLGLFEKAIDAYDYALLINDNFGAAYFNKGNALMNMERYSEAIQVFRQTFEYEQPGAEIYCNIGECYEKLENMDEARAFYKKAVKLDPHMADGWYGIGITLDFEERWFESLHFYRKALDLDAENADYWFAMGDSYYKLGNMEEAGRCYTKVTETDPLDIEIWLDFSAMLFEQRETEKAISVISEGIKNNPASPELYYRLVVYLFSDGQYNEALNTLQHALNMDPEKYELLFDYLPQLQDNKVIIDIINRYTRER; encoded by the coding sequence ATGTTCAATGACTTTGAAAATGATCCTTCCGAAGACATGCGATTTTCGGTGGAGCGGTATGAAGAGATGATCAGGAATAAGGATCAGTATTTTTTTGACACAGAAGCATTTGAAAATATAATAGACTACTATCTTGATAAGAATGATCCGATAAAATCTTTGCAGGTAATTGATTACGCAATTAACCAGCACCCCTATGCCCCGGTTTTCATGATCAAGCAGGCCCAGCTTTTATTGCTGACCAATCAAACGGAAAATGCCCTGGAATTGCTTGAGCGGGCTGAATCCATGGAACCTTCCAACCCGGATATTTACATGATCCGCGGGAGTATTTATGATAAGCAGGAGCAGCATGCAAAAGCCCTGGAGAACTACCAGAAAGCCCTGATCTTTTCTGATGAGTCGGAAGAGATCTATCTCCAGATCGCCTATACCTATCAGAACCTGGGCAGGTTTGAAGATGCCATCACGTTCCTGAAACGCTGCCTTGAGAAGGATATGGAAAACCAGGAAGCGCTTTACGAATTGGCTTTTTGCTTTGATATTCTTGACCGCCAGGAAGAAAGCATCGACTTCTATCAGAAGTACATTGACGAAGAGCCTTATTCCTACGCGGCATGGTACAACCTAGGCAATGCGTTTAATAAGCTGGGCCTTTTTGAAAAAGCCATAGACGCCTACGATTACGCGCTTCTTATAAACGATAATTTTGGCGCGGCTTACTTCAACAAGGGGAACGCGCTCATGAACATGGAACGCTATTCCGAAGCCATCCAGGTATTCCGGCAAACCTTTGAGTACGAGCAGCCGGGTGCGGAGATCTATTGCAATATCGGCGAGTGCTACGAAAAGCTGGAGAACATGGACGAAGCCCGTGCATTTTACAAGAAAGCCGTAAAACTCGACCCGCATATGGCAGACGGATGGTATGGCATCGGTATCACCCTGGACTTCGAGGAGCGCTGGTTTGAGTCGCTGCACTTTTACCGCAAAGCCCTTGACCTGGATGCAGAAAATGCGGATTACTGGTTTGCGATGGGCGACTCCTATTATAAGCTCGGGAACATGGAAGAAGCCGGCAGGTGTTATACAAAGGTGACCGAAACCGACCCCCTTGACATAGAGATATGGCTGGACTTTTCCGCGATGCTTTTTGAACAGCGGGAAACGGAAAAAGCCATTTCCGTTATTAGCGAAGGTATTAAGAATAATCCCGCTTCACCGGAATTGTATTACCGGCTGGTCGTCTATCTTTTCAGCGACGGACAGTATAATGAAGCGCTTAACACCCTTCAACATGCGCTGAATATGGATCCTGAAAAATATGAGTTACTCTTTGATTACCTTCCCCAGCTACAGGACAACAAAGTGATCATAGACATTATTAACCGCTACACGAGGGAAAGGTAA
- a CDS encoding ROK family protein, whose product MKPLWGIDLGGTKIEGVVIESREHPRELARLRIPTEAGEGYLHIVQQVNKLITALEKETGLKPERIGIGTPGVLEPSTLTMKNCNTTALNGKPFKTDLEAVTGLPVKMANDANCFAIAEACLGAGKPFLQESEVIFGVIMGTGVGGGIVIDGKAITGLQGIAGEWGHNFLDESGGPCYCGRSGCVETILSGPSLERYYACISGEKLPLKEIVALYRQGFEHACATMQRMNHFFGKAIANVINIVDPHLIILGGGLGNIDLLYTEGIKSVEKFIFNPRLETRFLKPELGDSAGVFGAALL is encoded by the coding sequence ATGAAACCACTTTGGGGTATAGACCTTGGAGGGACGAAAATAGAGGGCGTAGTTATCGAAAGCAGGGAGCATCCACGGGAGCTTGCCCGCCTCCGGATCCCGACAGAAGCGGGGGAAGGCTACCTCCACATTGTTCAGCAGGTAAACAAACTGATAACGGCGCTGGAAAAAGAAACAGGCCTCAAGCCTGAAAGGATCGGAATAGGGACTCCCGGCGTTCTGGAACCTTCCACGCTTACCATGAAGAACTGCAACACCACCGCGCTGAACGGCAAACCCTTTAAAACCGATCTGGAAGCAGTAACCGGCCTGCCGGTAAAAATGGCCAACGATGCCAATTGCTTTGCCATTGCCGAAGCCTGCCTTGGCGCCGGAAAGCCTTTCCTGCAGGAGTCCGAAGTAATTTTCGGGGTCATCATGGGAACCGGCGTAGGCGGCGGGATCGTGATCGATGGAAAAGCCATTACCGGCCTGCAGGGAATAGCCGGGGAATGGGGCCATAATTTCCTGGACGAGTCCGGCGGCCCCTGCTACTGCGGAAGAAGCGGCTGCGTAGAAACCATCCTTTCCGGGCCTTCGCTGGAACGCTATTATGCCTGTATCAGCGGGGAAAAGCTTCCGCTCAAAGAGATCGTTGCCCTTTACCGGCAAGGCTTCGAGCATGCCTGCGCCACCATGCAGCGGATGAACCACTTTTTTGGAAAAGCCATCGCCAACGTGATCAATATTGTAGACCCTCACCTGATCATCCTGGGAGGAGGCCTCGGGAATATCGATCTTCTTTATACAGAAGGCATTAAATCAGTCGAAAAATTCATTTTTAATCCCAGGCTGGAAACCAGGTTCCTGAAACCTGAACTGGGCGATAGCGCCGGTGTTTTTGGCGCCGCTTTATTGTAA
- a CDS encoding Crp/Fnr family transcriptional regulator, protein MEHDLEKAYAYLRDFSDLESSLENELRTNQFIKIRSFSRKHRFTSMGSPAQYIAFLEKGYALAYRKRADTRVVSWFRSAPSGIIPENFFTGNACQEEIVLNAGSSIVYTCRQGIGDLFRKHPKTAEFIRLIQEKHLHENEEEKMLLRGLSAREKYIHLATTRPEIIENFSGKDIGSYLGIRPRQLYNIRKAYGKEKFRQY, encoded by the coding sequence GTGGAACACGACCTCGAAAAAGCATATGCTTATTTAAGAGACTTTAGCGATTTGGAAAGTTCCCTGGAGAATGAACTGAGAACAAACCAATTTATAAAAATCAGATCTTTCAGCAGGAAACATCGTTTTACCAGCATGGGAAGCCCGGCGCAGTACATCGCCTTCCTCGAAAAAGGCTATGCCTTAGCCTACCGGAAGCGAGCGGACACCAGGGTCGTCTCCTGGTTCAGATCGGCGCCTTCCGGGATCATCCCGGAAAATTTTTTCACCGGCAATGCCTGCCAGGAGGAGATTGTACTCAATGCCGGCAGCAGCATCGTATATACCTGCCGGCAAGGCATCGGCGACCTTTTCAGGAAACATCCTAAAACCGCAGAATTTATCCGCCTTATCCAGGAAAAACATCTCCACGAAAACGAAGAGGAAAAAATGCTGCTGCGAGGATTATCCGCCAGGGAAAAATACATCCACCTGGCAACCACTCGTCCGGAAATAATAGAAAACTTTTCCGGGAAAGACATTGGCTCTTACCTTGGTATCAGGCCCCGGCAACTCTATAACATCCGCAAAGCCTACGGAAAAGAGAAATTCCGGCAATATTGA
- the istA gene encoding IS21 family transposase, giving the protein MDKKTIHHWIMYHEIQKRHTSGESYSKIAADLGLDRRTVRRYTQMNEEAFEVFLLGQTERRKLLAPYEEFVRERLTTLPSASTAQVHDWLKEHHADFPSTIGPRTVYNFVMWVRGKHRIPCEEKVREYFPVEELPYGFQAQVDFGQCVLRQAGGGRQKVYFLALVLSRSRMKYLYFLDRAFTTEEAIDAHEAAFAYLGGMPMEIVYDQDRLFLVDERLGDLLLTQGFKQYVFEQQFGLYFCRKADPQSKGKVENVVGYVKKNFLYGRVYHDLPTLQIQGIAWLERTGNALTHGTTGKIPAEEWEIEKQHLKSWAPVSLLSDWVMGTVRKNNTFNFRGNVYSVPQGTYRGKNSYLKLRIGEGDALLVYTTAEELLCRHQIPPGNGNVIINTDHKRDKSAKITELITQIAALFDQPEAATGFLERIRRDKPRYVRDHLLVIRELAATGNTGALQDALSECQEKQLFCAMAFKALFNACSQRNQVCSPGNKIKLLDPASLTKAEILPAKSDVNFYERFFEN; this is encoded by the coding sequence ATGGACAAAAAGACCATTCATCACTGGATCATGTATCACGAAATTCAAAAAAGACACACCTCGGGAGAGAGTTATTCTAAGATCGCCGCTGATTTAGGCCTTGACCGCCGGACGGTGAGACGCTATACGCAAATGAACGAGGAAGCCTTCGAGGTTTTCCTGCTGGGACAGACAGAGCGCAGGAAGCTGCTGGCCCCTTACGAAGAGTTTGTAAGAGAACGTCTGACAACCCTTCCCTCAGCCAGCACCGCTCAGGTACACGATTGGCTGAAAGAGCATCACGCCGATTTTCCATCCACCATAGGTCCCCGCACGGTGTACAACTTCGTGATGTGGGTACGGGGAAAGCACCGGATTCCTTGTGAAGAAAAAGTCCGGGAGTACTTTCCGGTGGAAGAACTGCCCTACGGGTTTCAGGCACAGGTGGATTTCGGACAATGCGTACTGCGACAGGCTGGGGGCGGGCGACAGAAGGTCTATTTTCTGGCGTTGGTACTATCGCGAAGCCGGATGAAATACCTGTATTTCCTGGATCGTGCCTTTACCACCGAGGAAGCCATCGATGCCCATGAGGCCGCTTTTGCCTACCTGGGAGGGATGCCCATGGAGATCGTTTACGATCAGGACAGGTTGTTCCTGGTGGATGAACGGCTGGGCGATCTGCTGTTGACCCAAGGCTTTAAGCAGTATGTTTTTGAACAACAGTTCGGGCTTTACTTCTGTCGCAAAGCGGATCCTCAGAGCAAGGGTAAGGTAGAGAACGTGGTAGGTTACGTGAAAAAGAACTTTCTGTATGGCAGGGTGTATCATGACCTTCCCACCCTGCAGATCCAGGGAATCGCCTGGCTGGAGCGCACCGGGAATGCCTTGACTCACGGAACCACCGGGAAGATCCCGGCAGAGGAATGGGAAATTGAAAAACAGCATCTGAAATCCTGGGCCCCGGTCAGTCTGCTGAGCGATTGGGTGATGGGTACGGTGCGCAAAAACAATACGTTCAATTTCAGGGGGAATGTCTATTCAGTGCCTCAGGGGACTTACCGGGGAAAAAATAGTTACCTCAAGCTCCGCATCGGCGAAGGAGACGCCTTACTGGTCTACACCACTGCGGAGGAACTATTGTGCCGCCATCAGATCCCCCCAGGTAACGGGAATGTGATCATCAATACCGATCATAAGCGGGATAAGTCGGCCAAAATCACCGAATTGATCACCCAGATAGCCGCTTTGTTTGACCAGCCGGAAGCGGCCACGGGCTTCCTGGAACGTATCCGGCGGGACAAACCCCGCTACGTGCGGGATCATTTGCTGGTGATTCGCGAGCTGGCCGCCACGGGCAATACCGGAGCCTTACAGGATGCCCTTTCGGAATGCCAGGAAAAGCAACTCTTTTGTGCCATGGCTTTTAAAGCCTTGTTTAACGCGTGCAGCCAGCGAAACCAGGTGTGTTCCCCTGGAAATAAAATCAAACTGCTGGATCCCGCCAGTCTCACAAAAGCGGAAATCCTCCCCGCCAAAAGTGACGTCAACTTTTACGAACGCTTCTTTGAAAACTAA
- the istB gene encoding IS21-like element helper ATPase IstB, giving the protein MNTVETIQKQCQLLRLGAVAYQVEALADQAAGEGISYLQFAQRLLESEIDQRRERDLERRKKAAHLPARHRLEQFDTTGQENLPPARLQQLKELSWLDQQFNIILMGPPGTGKTLLAAGLCHQAIGQGYRAYFRTMQELVDILKARELSARAKTDYRRLCKAQLIVIDDLMMTPQSSTEANLFFHFINQLHEQTSFVITTNKSPKQWVEVLGDEVLTTALLDRLLYRCEVIQHAGQSYRMKHRKSIFETLS; this is encoded by the coding sequence ATGAACACGGTAGAAACCATTCAGAAACAGTGTCAGCTGCTGCGCTTAGGCGCCGTGGCCTACCAGGTAGAGGCCCTGGCCGATCAGGCGGCAGGCGAGGGAATCAGCTACTTGCAATTTGCTCAACGCCTGCTGGAAAGCGAAATCGATCAGCGCCGGGAGCGGGATCTGGAGCGTCGAAAAAAAGCGGCGCACCTGCCCGCCAGACATCGCCTGGAGCAGTTTGACACCACCGGGCAGGAAAACCTTCCTCCCGCACGCCTTCAGCAGCTGAAAGAGCTCTCCTGGCTGGATCAGCAGTTTAATATCATCCTGATGGGTCCCCCGGGAACCGGTAAAACGCTGCTGGCAGCCGGACTTTGCCACCAGGCTATCGGTCAGGGCTATCGCGCCTACTTCCGCACCATGCAGGAACTCGTCGATATCCTGAAGGCCCGGGAACTTTCTGCTCGTGCTAAAACCGATTACAGGCGATTGTGCAAAGCCCAGCTCATTGTCATCGATGACCTGATGATGACACCCCAGAGCAGCACTGAGGCGAATTTATTCTTTCACTTTATCAACCAGCTCCACGAACAGACCTCTTTTGTCATTACCACCAACAAATCTCCCAAACAATGGGTCGAGGTGCTTGGTGACGAGGTGTTGACCACCGCCTTGCTGGATCGACTGCTTTATCGATGTGAGGTCATCCAGCATGCCGGGCAAAGCTACCGGATGAAACATCGCAAATCAATCTTTGAAACTTTAAGTTAA